In one window of Lacticaseibacillus casei DSM 20011 = JCM 1134 = ATCC 393 DNA:
- a CDS encoding ATP-binding cassette domain-containing protein has protein sequence MKKLEIVHLDKAFDQQVLFKDANYTFQQGKIYGLLGRNGSGKSTLFNMIVRNLPIDSGTIAVDSDDGQGLITNYSDTAVGMVYTQPHLPAFMTGVEFVDYFIAINRERLDRMHTTVKAADFFDMAGLGKADANKLLRDYSEGMRNKLQIVVSLMLKPPVLLLDEPLTTVDVVAAHEMQQMIVAMKADSVVVFSTHIMQLAQAICDAVVLLHQQQLTELTGLDIHSQAFEDAVIARLSDEVQADA, from the coding sequence ATGAAAAAGCTTGAAATTGTCCATTTGGATAAGGCCTTTGATCAGCAGGTTTTATTCAAAGACGCCAATTATACGTTTCAACAAGGTAAGATCTATGGCTTGCTGGGGCGCAATGGTTCTGGTAAGTCGACGTTGTTCAACATGATTGTCCGTAACCTGCCGATTGATAGCGGCACGATTGCGGTTGATTCGGATGATGGGCAAGGGCTGATCACAAATTACTCGGATACGGCAGTCGGTATGGTTTACACTCAGCCACATTTGCCGGCATTCATGACCGGGGTTGAATTCGTTGACTATTTTATCGCGATTAATCGCGAACGGCTGGACCGGATGCATACAACGGTCAAAGCGGCGGACTTTTTTGATATGGCTGGGCTGGGTAAGGCAGATGCCAATAAGTTGTTGCGCGACTATTCGGAGGGGATGCGCAATAAGCTGCAAATTGTGGTGTCGTTGATGCTGAAGCCGCCGGTGCTGTTACTCGACGAACCGCTGACAACCGTCGATGTGGTGGCGGCGCATGAGATGCAGCAGATGATCGTTGCGATGAAGGCCGACTCGGTGGTTGTCTTTTCCACGCACATCATGCAGCTGGCGCAGGCCATCTGTGACGCGGTGGTGCTGTTGCATCAGCAGCAGTTAACTGAATTGACGGGGCTGGATATTCACAGTCAGGCATTTGAAGACGCCGTGATTGCGCGGTTAAGTGACGAGGTGCAGGCAGATGCGTGA